In Symphalangus syndactylus isolate Jambi chromosome 14, NHGRI_mSymSyn1-v2.1_pri, whole genome shotgun sequence, one DNA window encodes the following:
- the IL1RN gene encoding interleukin-1 receptor antagonist protein isoform X4 has protein sequence MQAFRIWDVNQKTFYLRNNQLVAGYLQGPNVNLEEKIDVVPIKPHALFLGIHGGKMCLSCVKSGDETRLQLEAVNITDLSENRKQDKRFTFIRSDSGPTTSFESAACPGWFLCTAMEADQPVSLTNMPDEGVVVTKFYFQEDE, from the exons ATGCAAGCCTTCAG AATCTGGGATGTTAACCAGAAGACCTTCTACCTGAGGAACAACCAACTAGTTGCTGGATACTTGCAAGGACCAAATGTCAATTTAGAAG AAAAGATAGATGTGGTACCCATTAAGCCTCATGCTCTATTCTTGGGAATCCATGGAGGGAAGATGTGCCTGTCCTGTGTCAAGTCTGGTGATGAGACCAGACTCCAGCTGGAG GCAGTTAACATCACTGACCTGAGTGAGAACAGAAAGCAGGACAAGCGCTTCACCTTCATCCGCTCAGACAGCGGCCCCACCACCAGTTTCGAGTCTGCAGCCTGCCCCGGCTGGTTCCTCTGCACAGCGATGGAAGCTGACCAGCCCGTCAGCCTCACCAATATGCCTGACGAGGGCGTCGTGGTCACCAAATTCTACTTCCAGGAGGACGAGTAg
- the IL1RN gene encoding interleukin-1 receptor antagonist protein isoform X3 yields MALETVCRPFGRKSSKMQAFRIWDVNQKTFYLRNNQLVAGYLQGPNVNLEEKIDVVPIKPHALFLGIHGGKMCLSCVKSGDETRLQLEAVNITDLSENRKQDKRFTFIRSDSGPTTSFESAACPGWFLCTAMEADQPVSLTNMPDEGVVVTKFYFQEDE; encoded by the exons AGACAGTCTGCCGACCCTTTGGGAGAAAATCCAGCAAGATGCAAGCCTTCAG AATCTGGGATGTTAACCAGAAGACCTTCTACCTGAGGAACAACCAACTAGTTGCTGGATACTTGCAAGGACCAAATGTCAATTTAGAAG AAAAGATAGATGTGGTACCCATTAAGCCTCATGCTCTATTCTTGGGAATCCATGGAGGGAAGATGTGCCTGTCCTGTGTCAAGTCTGGTGATGAGACCAGACTCCAGCTGGAG GCAGTTAACATCACTGACCTGAGTGAGAACAGAAAGCAGGACAAGCGCTTCACCTTCATCCGCTCAGACAGCGGCCCCACCACCAGTTTCGAGTCTGCAGCCTGCCCCGGCTGGTTCCTCTGCACAGCGATGGAAGCTGACCAGCCCGTCAGCCTCACCAATATGCCTGACGAGGGCGTCGTGGTCACCAAATTCTACTTCCAGGAGGACGAGTAg
- the IL1RN gene encoding interleukin-1 receptor antagonist protein isoform X2 — MPSLETVCRPFGRKSSKMQAFRIWDVNQKTFYLRNNQLVAGYLQGPNVNLEEKIDVVPIKPHALFLGIHGGKMCLSCVKSGDETRLQLEAVNITDLSENRKQDKRFTFIRSDSGPTTSFESAACPGWFLCTAMEADQPVSLTNMPDEGVVVTKFYFQEDE, encoded by the exons ATGCCTAGCTTGG AGACAGTCTGCCGACCCTTTGGGAGAAAATCCAGCAAGATGCAAGCCTTCAG AATCTGGGATGTTAACCAGAAGACCTTCTACCTGAGGAACAACCAACTAGTTGCTGGATACTTGCAAGGACCAAATGTCAATTTAGAAG AAAAGATAGATGTGGTACCCATTAAGCCTCATGCTCTATTCTTGGGAATCCATGGAGGGAAGATGTGCCTGTCCTGTGTCAAGTCTGGTGATGAGACCAGACTCCAGCTGGAG GCAGTTAACATCACTGACCTGAGTGAGAACAGAAAGCAGGACAAGCGCTTCACCTTCATCCGCTCAGACAGCGGCCCCACCACCAGTTTCGAGTCTGCAGCCTGCCCCGGCTGGTTCCTCTGCACAGCGATGGAAGCTGACCAGCCCGTCAGCCTCACCAATATGCCTGACGAGGGCGTCGTGGTCACCAAATTCTACTTCCAGGAGGACGAGTAg